The stretch of DNA CGCTCATCCATGCGATGAAGCGCACGGTGCGTTTTGGGTGAATGCCGAGTCTGGAGAGCAGATGGATGGCCTGCATGGAGACGACTACGCCCGCGCCGTCGTCGATGGCTCCGGTGCCGAGATCCCAGGAATCGAGATGGCCGGATACGATAACGACCTGCTCGGGATGCTCGGCTCCCTTCCAGTCAGCGATGACGTTGTAGCTGGGAGCGTCGGGGAGGGTTTGTGGTGTGAGGGTGAGGTGCAGTTTGACGGGGCCTTGGCTGGCGAGGTCGGCGAGTAGGTCGGCGTCTTCGGCGGTGACTGCTGCGGCGGGGATCTTCTGGATGCCGTCGGTGTACATGGTCATGCCGGTGTGCGGGATGCGGTAGTCGGCTCCGCCGACGGAGCGGACCAGGACGGCGGCGGCTCCGACGGATGCTCCGGCGATGGGCGCCGCGGCGCGGTACTGGACTGCATCTCCGTAGGCGTAGATGCCGCCTTCCTGGGCGGCGAGCTGCTTGTCGAATTTCTTGTTGAACAGGATGATCTTGCCCTTTAGCGATGTGGCTGCCGGGCCGTCGCTGAGGGCTTTGAGGTCGGCCCAGGAGTTGACGACTACGACCTCGGCTGTGATGCCGTCGGCGGGAGTGGCGACGCTGCCGCCGAGGGCGGTGAGGACGATTTTCTGCGTGGTTCCGGGCGTCATTCCTTTCCAGTCGACGAGGGAGCCGGTTTCGATGCCGCGAATCCAGTGGGGAACGCTGGTTTTTTCGAGGGTGACATCCGCGCCGAGGGAACGCATTTCGGCGGCGACGTATTCGACGGCCTGCTGGGCTTGTGGGGAGCCGCTGATGCGAGGGCCTATGTTGTCGGAGAGATGGCGGAGTTCGTCCAGAGCGTACGGATCGGCGATGGCGGCGTCGCGGAGGCGGGCCATGTTGGCGATCTGGGCGGGAGTCCAAGCGCTGGGGCCGGAGTTGAGGATGCGGGCCATGACGCGATCGCGGAGGGAGGTCGGAGCTGGTGCGGAAGCCGGGGCTGACTGCGGCATTTGGGCGGCAAGAATGGCCGGCCCCAGGGCGACGGCGCAGGCGATGAACCGGATGTGGCAGGAAAAGTTACGGATGGTGACCAAAACGAATCGGAAATTGGTTCGATTTGCAGAAAACATGCCAGATAGTAGCACGATGAAAGCCGGGCTTTGTGACGATGCGCCATCGGACGGGGTCAATTCCGTCTAACAGTAGGACGGTGTTTCGACTGGCGCATCAACGCCGGCACGACACTGGCTGAACCGAATCGCTATACTAAGGAATGGCCCAGCGCAAGTTGTGCCGCCATTTTTGGACCGCGTTGTACACCGGACTGACCCAGATGGATTGGGCAGAGGAAAGAACCCGAGGTTGAACGACTTTATGCCATCACTCCGACAGACTTTTGACCGGCTCCGCACGCGCCGGCTTGCTTCGACATTTGCAATACTTGCTACCATTTCCGCCGCCATTTTGGTGGGGTCCTATACAGCGCACGGCGTGCATGGGCAAGACAAGACAGACAACAGTACGGATGCTACTCCGCTGAAAATACCGACCTCTACGGTTGCGCCGAACGCTTTTGCGCAGATTGCGAAGCAGGTAGGTCCGGCAGTGGTGAATATCAACACGCGGACGCTGCCGAAGGATGCGGGCAACCGGAGACAGCGGATGAATCCGCACACGCGGAGCGCGCCTGTGCCGCAGAACCCGGATGACGACGATCAGGACGGCGGCCAGGGACCAGGGCAGGGGCAGGGTGTTCCGCAGGGTCCGGATAGTCCGGGGTTTCAGGACTTCTTCAACCGCTTTTTTGGCGGGCAGGTTCCGGGCGATGGGGACGATCAGGGAGCTGAGCGCGATTCACTTGGCTCTGGATTTATAGTCGACCCCAAGGGGTACATCATTACCAACAACCACGTAGTCGAGAAGGCGGACGAGATTTATGTAAAGCTCTCG from Acidicapsa acidisoli encodes:
- a CDS encoding M20/M25/M40 family metallo-hydrolase, with protein sequence MVTIRNFSCHIRFIACAVALGPAILAAQMPQSAPASAPAPTSLRDRVMARILNSGPSAWTPAQIANMARLRDAAIADPYALDELRHLSDNIGPRISGSPQAQQAVEYVAAEMRSLGADVTLEKTSVPHWIRGIETGSLVDWKGMTPGTTQKIVLTALGGSVATPADGITAEVVVVNSWADLKALSDGPAATSLKGKIILFNKKFDKQLAAQEGGIYAYGDAVQYRAAAPIAGASVGAAAVLVRSVGGADYRIPHTGMTMYTDGIQKIPAAAVTAEDADLLADLASQGPVKLHLTLTPQTLPDAPSYNVIADWKGAEHPEQVVIVSGHLDSWDLGTGAIDDGAGVVVSMQAIHLLSRLGIHPKRTVRFIAWMSEEEGSQGAATYIKEHAAEAANHIGAIESDLGAGHPDGVLFAGKPALEDWLRPVAQALEPIGANTFRSSPETGEDINVLTEKGVPSFAPSQDGRFYFNYHHTPADTFDKVNPRELSENAAVMTVLAYALADSAEPAPR